The proteins below come from a single Malus domestica chromosome 03, GDT2T_hap1 genomic window:
- the LOC114824144 gene encoding pectinesterase 3-like, which translates to MELINSRILLVIISISSLLFSSGQGSSAPIPQVDAALEKICAKTDNPVLCSSTILPFEHGAADPISALQIEIKACLNRMQQALAQFKKLGGLSASDMSTVQVCQEEYESAVDDLNGATDAIVAHDVGTIQTRLSGVITYLGTCDDAVAESPGFKLPFKDEDVVTLRKLASNCMAISTLLH; encoded by the coding sequence ATGGAGCTCATCAACAGCCGCATCCTCCTCGTAATCATATCCATATCTTCTCTCCTCTTCTCTTCCGGTCAAGGCTCATCAGCCCCAATCCCACAAGTGGATGCGGCTCTTGAAAAAATCTGCGCAAAAACTGATAACCCTGTTCTTTGCTCCAGCACCATCCTTCCTTTTGAACACGGTGCTGCCGACCCTATCAGCGCGCTTCAGATAGAGATTAAAGCATGCTTGAACCGCATGCAACAGGCCCTCGCCCAGTTCAAGAAGCTGGGTGGCCTTTCCGCATCAGATATGTCGACTGTCCAAGTATGCCAAGAAGAATACGAATCCGCAGTTGATGACCTCAACGGTGCTACTGATGCGATTGTCGCACACGATGTCGGCACAATACAAACCAGGCTTAGTGGAGTGATTACCTATTTGGGCACGTGTGATGATGCCGTCGCTGAGTCTCCGGGGTTCAAGTTGCCCTTCAAGGATGAGGATGTTGTTACATTGCGTAAGCTGGCTAGCAATTGCATGGCCATCTCGACGCTGCTccattag